Proteins from a genomic interval of Rhizobium etli CFN 42:
- the rnhA gene encoding ribonuclease HI: MKHVDIFTDGACSGNPGPGGWGAVLRYGEVEKELCGGEAETTNNRMELMAAISALQALKSPCEVDLYTDSAYVKDGISKWIFGWKKNGWKTSDKKPVKNAELWQALEEARNRHKVTLHWVKGHAGHPENERADELARRGMEPFKKGKAVSF, encoded by the coding sequence ATGAAACACGTCGATATCTTCACCGACGGCGCATGCTCCGGCAATCCCGGTCCCGGCGGCTGGGGCGCGGTGCTGCGCTACGGCGAGGTCGAAAAGGAGCTCTGCGGCGGCGAGGCGGAGACGACCAACAATCGCATGGAGCTGATGGCGGCGATCTCGGCGTTGCAGGCCCTGAAGAGCCCTTGCGAAGTCGACCTCTATACCGACAGCGCCTATGTCAAGGACGGCATCTCCAAGTGGATTTTCGGCTGGAAGAAAAACGGCTGGAAGACATCGGACAAGAAGCCGGTAAAGAATGCCGAGCTCTGGCAGGCGCTGGAGGAAGCCCGCAACCGCCATAAGGTGACGCTGCACTGGGTCAAGGGCCACGCCGGCCATCCGGAAAACGAACGCGCGGATGAACTTGCGCGCCGGGGCATGGAGCCGTTCAAGAAGGGCAAGGCGGTTTCCTTTTAG
- the ispH gene encoding 4-hydroxy-3-methylbut-2-enyl diphosphate reductase — MNIAAKPSLTIRLCGPRGFCAGVDRAIQIVVLALKSYGAPVYVRHEIVHNRYVVEGLEAKGAVFVEELDEIPAEHRAQPVVFSAHGVPKSVPEDAASRNLFYLDATCPLVSKVHKQAMRHNRLGRHVVLIGHAGHPEVIGTMGQLPEGAVSLIETIEDADAYAPADPDNLGYVTQTTLSVDDTAGVIARLQERFPNLTAPAADSICYATTNRQEVVKQAAPGCDLFIIVGAPNSSNSKRLVEVALRAGAKKSILVQRAAELDWEEIGAISTLGLSAGASAPEVIVNEIIEAFRARFDARVELAETVQETENFLVNRELRSIELTTADMAFVNG; from the coding sequence GCGGCGAAACCTTCCTTGACGATCAGGCTCTGCGGCCCGCGCGGCTTCTGCGCCGGCGTCGACCGCGCCATCCAGATCGTCGTGCTGGCGCTGAAATCCTATGGCGCGCCGGTCTATGTGCGCCACGAGATCGTCCACAATCGTTATGTCGTCGAGGGGCTGGAGGCCAAGGGTGCCGTGTTCGTCGAGGAACTGGACGAGATCCCGGCCGAGCATCGCGCCCAGCCGGTGGTCTTCTCCGCCCATGGCGTGCCGAAATCGGTGCCGGAGGATGCGGCGAGCCGCAACCTCTTCTATCTCGACGCCACCTGCCCGCTGGTCTCCAAGGTCCACAAGCAGGCGATGCGCCACAATCGACTTGGCCGCCACGTTGTCCTCATCGGTCATGCCGGTCATCCGGAAGTGATCGGCACGATGGGGCAATTGCCGGAAGGCGCGGTTTCGCTGATCGAGACGATCGAGGATGCCGACGCCTACGCCCCGGCCGATCCCGACAATCTCGGCTATGTCACTCAGACGACGCTGTCGGTCGACGATACGGCCGGCGTCATCGCCCGCCTGCAGGAACGCTTTCCCAACCTGACTGCGCCGGCGGCGGATTCGATCTGTTATGCCACGACCAACCGTCAGGAAGTGGTGAAGCAGGCGGCCCCCGGCTGCGATCTCTTCATCATCGTCGGTGCGCCGAACTCGTCCAATTCCAAGCGCCTCGTCGAAGTGGCGCTGAGGGCAGGGGCGAAGAAATCGATCCTGGTGCAGCGGGCCGCCGAGCTCGACTGGGAGGAGATCGGCGCGATTTCGACGCTCGGCCTTTCCGCCGGCGCCTCGGCGCCTGAAGTCATCGTCAACGAGATCATCGAAGCCTTCCGCGCCCGCTTCGATGCCCGCGTCGAGCTGGCCGAGACGGTGCAGGAAACCGAAAACTTCCTGGTCAATCGCGAATTGCGCAGCATCGAGCTGACGACGGCCGACATGGCCTTCGTCAACGGCTAG
- a CDS encoding zinc-binding metallopeptidase family protein, producing MKLFACDNCDQVVHFDNRRCVRCNHRLGFLPGDLAMHALEPRDETVWQLVSDSDRHVRFCANSGLDICNWLVEGDSDSEFCTACRHNRLVPNSDTQDGIDRWRRIGQAQRHLFYSLLRWKLPHPDRGQDPQGGLVFDFLEDSLQGNGNIVPAMTGHEEGLITIRAAEADDATREQARSSMNEPYRTLLGHFRHETGHFIWNKLVRDQNGLDDFRAVFGDERQDYTAALQKHYAGGPPLGWQDNFISAYAASHPWEDFAECFAHYLHIVDTLETARAFGIAIDPRGHEEIAGEVDFLPYRAKSAEQLVSAWVPLSIAINAIQRSMGQPDSYPFVLSSPVVAKLEYLHRLIQGAAVRQ from the coding sequence ATGAAACTCTTTGCCTGCGACAATTGCGACCAGGTCGTCCACTTCGACAATCGCCGGTGCGTGCGCTGCAACCATCGCCTCGGCTTCCTGCCCGGCGACCTCGCCATGCATGCGCTGGAGCCGCGTGATGAGACGGTCTGGCAGCTCGTATCCGATTCCGACCGGCACGTGCGCTTCTGCGCCAATTCCGGCCTCGACATCTGCAACTGGCTGGTGGAGGGCGACAGCGACAGTGAATTCTGCACCGCCTGCCGCCACAACCGGCTGGTTCCGAATTCCGACACCCAGGACGGCATCGACCGCTGGCGGCGCATCGGACAGGCGCAGCGTCATCTCTTTTATTCGCTGTTGCGCTGGAAGCTGCCGCATCCCGATCGCGGCCAAGACCCGCAGGGCGGCCTGGTCTTTGATTTTCTCGAAGATTCCCTGCAGGGCAACGGTAATATCGTGCCCGCCATGACCGGCCATGAGGAAGGCCTGATCACCATTCGCGCCGCCGAGGCCGACGACGCCACCCGCGAACAGGCGCGCAGCTCGATGAACGAGCCCTATCGCACGCTGCTCGGCCATTTCCGCCACGAGACCGGCCATTTCATCTGGAACAAGCTGGTGCGCGATCAGAACGGCCTCGACGATTTCCGCGCCGTCTTCGGCGACGAGCGGCAGGATTATACGGCCGCGCTGCAAAAACACTATGCCGGCGGCCCGCCTTTGGGATGGCAGGATAATTTCATCAGCGCCTATGCCGCGTCGCATCCCTGGGAGGATTTCGCCGAATGCTTCGCGCATTACCTCCATATCGTCGACACACTGGAGACGGCCCGCGCCTTCGGCATCGCCATCGATCCGCGCGGCCATGAGGAAATAGCAGGCGAGGTCGATTTCCTTCCCTACAGGGCGAAGAGCGCCGAGCAGCTCGTCAGCGCCTGGGTGCCGCTCAGCATCGCGATCAACGCCATCCAGCGCAGCATGGGCCAGCCGGATTCCTACCCCTTCGTTCTGTCCTCACCCGTCGTGGCCAAGCTCGAATATCTGCATCGGCTGATCCAGGGGGCGGCGGTGCGGCAATAG
- a CDS encoding CsbD family protein — MGSTSDKISGKANEIAGKTKQAAGKATGNRDMQAEGDVQEAKGKGQVAAGKVKDKLKGAVDRL; from the coding sequence ATGGGTAGCACCAGCGACAAGATTTCAGGCAAGGCAAACGAAATTGCCGGCAAGACCAAGCAGGCCGCCGGCAAGGCCACGGGCAATCGCGACATGCAGGCCGAGGGCGACGTCCAGGAAGCCAAGGGCAAGGGACAGGTCGCAGCCGGCAAGGTCAAGGACAAGCTCAAAGGCGCCGTCGACCGGCTCTGA
- a CDS encoding homoserine kinase produces the protein MAVYTDIAEDDLKWFLTEYDVGTLLSYKGIAEGVENSNFLLHTSKAPLILTLYEKRVEKSDLPFFLGLMQHLSARGLSCPLPLPRRDGALLGSLSGRPAALISFLEGMWLRKPEAKHCREVGRALAEMHVAGEGFELKRPNALSLDGWRGLWEKSEARADEVESGLQGEIRNELDFLAAAWPKSLPSGVIHADLFPDNVFFLGDELSGLIDFYFACNDLLAYDVSICLNAWCFEKDGAYNITKGMAMLEGYQSVRPLSGEEIAALPLLARGSALRFFLTRLYDWLMTPEGAMVTKKDPLEYLHKLRFHRQIGSAAEYGLSL, from the coding sequence TTGGCAGTCTATACCGATATCGCCGAAGACGATCTGAAATGGTTCCTGACGGAATATGATGTAGGCACGCTGCTCTCCTATAAGGGCATCGCCGAAGGCGTCGAAAACTCCAATTTCCTGCTGCATACCTCGAAGGCGCCGCTGATCCTGACGCTTTATGAGAAGCGCGTGGAAAAGAGCGACCTGCCGTTTTTCCTCGGCCTGATGCAGCATCTCTCTGCCCGCGGCCTCTCCTGTCCGCTGCCGTTGCCGCGGCGCGACGGCGCGCTGCTCGGCTCGCTCTCCGGCCGCCCGGCGGCGCTGATTTCCTTCCTCGAAGGCATGTGGCTGAGAAAGCCGGAGGCGAAGCATTGCCGCGAGGTCGGCAGGGCGCTGGCCGAAATGCACGTGGCCGGCGAGGGCTTCGAGCTGAAACGTCCGAACGCGCTTTCCCTCGATGGCTGGCGGGGGCTCTGGGAGAAATCCGAGGCGCGCGCCGATGAAGTCGAATCTGGCCTGCAGGGCGAGATCCGCAACGAGCTCGATTTTCTTGCCGCCGCCTGGCCGAAGAGCCTGCCTTCCGGCGTCATCCATGCCGACCTCTTTCCTGACAACGTCTTCTTCCTCGGCGACGAGCTCTCCGGCCTGATCGATTTCTATTTCGCCTGCAACGACCTGCTCGCCTATGACGTCTCGATCTGCCTGAACGCCTGGTGCTTCGAGAAGGATGGCGCCTACAACATCACCAAGGGCATGGCGATGCTCGAGGGTTATCAGAGTGTCAGACCGTTGAGCGGTGAAGAAATCGCCGCCCTTCCGCTGCTCGCGCGCGGCTCGGCGCTGCGCTTCTTCCTGACGCGACTCTATGACTGGCTGATGACGCCGGAAGGCGCCATGGTCACCAAGAAGGATCCGCTCGAATATCTGCACAAGTTGCGGTTCCACCGCCAGATCGGCTCAGCCGCAGAATACGGGTTGAGCCTATGA